A single Acropora palmata chromosome 5, jaAcrPala1.3, whole genome shotgun sequence DNA region contains:
- the LOC141882629 gene encoding cation-dependent mannose-6-phosphate receptor-like isoform X2: MFISSLLQSLLLWGNFYAFSGSLCQSNSKLRYPVGANVQSFAEAKGTDTITITYSPMTKDGFSRQGVITLQCDYSKYPGEFITPFTQEQKGDIIQYRATFASKCVCDDGCSPTPAGNHGWKLKGPSTGSILLIVVIQLAFIYCINGTLYNEYKEGYGSFPEMIPNHSFWIELPSLIKEGCAFTFHSLASCCSSLLMRLKGETYAKILSP; encoded by the exons ATGTTCATATCATCTTTGCTGCAATCACTTCTTTTGTGGGGAAACTTCTATGCCTTTTCTGGATCA TTGTGCCAGTCCAATAGCAAATTGCGATATCCAGTGGGAGCAAATGTTCAGTCATTTGCTGAAGCTAAAGGCACTGACACAATTACGATCACCTACAGCCCAATGACGAAAGATGGTTTTTCAag GCAGGGTGTTATAACTTTGCAGTGCGATTACAGCAAATATCCTGGAGAATTCATCACTCCATTTACGCAAGAACAAAAAGGCGACATTATTCAATAT AGAGCTACATTTGCATCAAAATGTGTATGTGATGACGGCTGCTCACCTACGCCCGCTGGCAATCATGGATGGAAATTGAAAGGACCAAGTACCGGCAGCATTTTGCTCATTGT gGTTATTCAGTTGGCTTTCATATATTGTATAAATGGTACTTTATACAATGAGTATAAAGAGGGCTACGGCAGCTTTCCCGAAATGATTCCAAATCATTCTTTTTGGATTGAGTTACCATCTTTGATCAAG gaAGGATGCGCGTTTACTTTTCACTCTCTTGCTTCTTGTTGCAGTAGTCTGCTTATGAGACTCAAGGGTGAAACTTACGCTAAAATATTATCGCCATGA